The genomic window agagaatcttcacagatatcaaaaagatcttcagaggttgatgacgctttagtcactcaagaagttctgaagacttcatcctctgaaggttgtaacttctgaagtccaacatcttctgagcgcttgtgaacttctgaattcacatcctctgaacttcactcagagcttatatgatgcttatatctgcgcacttaaaataaatttttagtccttccaattgttaattaatactttgttatcatcaaaacctttatagatttaggggcaaacatttttaaatcaattttgttccaacataagGGAGCAACAAAGAGACTACCAGTACcaccctatatataaaataaagtcgaagaaatatatttttaaggactaCAATCAAggcctaaaatatttaaaatttaatttcttactatttaatgttatcaaaagaatataataataaaaaatttactaaatatttttaaacgtgGACCGAACTAATTGACTAATATACACTGAACATTTATATTTGGCAAATAATATAGAGTTACTATATGAGTGGTTAGcgatgtctatatatttttgtgtgtatgtgtgagAGAGAGTAATTCCTCATTCTGCACATTGTCTAAGCATCTTTAGGGTTTCATTTGAGAATATCATCATGATGAAAGTAGGAAGCATTCTCTTAGCCGTTGGAATTTTATTTGCTCTCTTCAACCTCAACTACGGCTCAGGTAAACATATCACtttccattattaattttaatattagaattttttatgttcttattattcatagataactttcttaaagtgtgtaagttattctcaaagagtttaattcttatgtaaaaatttgtttgcacctttagcaaattacatgcaatcatattaacattcttaatgatctaacttttatgattttgttttgatgtatacaatgttgtagatgtggtgcaaaaagatgatttcaaattttgtcgcCAAAGTATGACATTGAGTGGAAATTGTCAAAATTCTCCTACATGCTTTACAGTATTCAATGCTAAATATGGAGCAAGCGCCACCACTCACAATTGTAATTGTCAAGATGCTGGTAAAAGCCACACTTGTTCATGCTGTATTAATTGTGATTATACAGATGGTAAAACTCCTTGTTAGAATCTCAAATAGTGCACTATGTTATCAACTTAGTGTGGCGAGAGGTTGAACTTATAATCTCATGGAAGTTGAATTCAAGTTGTACACTGGTCAATAgtaccattattattaataagaattttctttgtcaatgttttataaaaactttattaatattgttaaaaattaatgtaatttaataaataatgtcttgacgtcccaataattgtgttgttatattttgagttttggtacgatcttattatctttttttattttcatttcaataaatatataaatagtttatttgtgagaaatgttggcgggtgagattattaaactctcaactcttatcttttcaacccttttatcaaatgaaaaagaaaaagcaacaaaacctaaagaaactaaagactaatgcctttatatattgattgaaaaggcatttgtaaaaatataagaaatatcaacaagataacaagtgcaaatctaagtttgtaggaaattgatatatttttgaaccccagactatccactcaatttaaaggtgaaattatagtcactactcactaggctaattgactaaaaaaaatgtaaattataatcttaagatgtgaagttcgaatcctgtcaggaacaattgtaaaatcggcatcaatgcacttaaattaataataataaaaaaaatataaattataaatcctattgatatcttaataatattttactgtaagtataaacattagtaagtggtgtaacaggcacatgaaccggtgcattcgaaaagtatgaacctgttcagagacaaattattaataatataaaatcttgaacaacttATGCATCGATGCAAGCAGGCCATGCGTAGTTCAAGATCCCCGTGAACTAATTCATGCACCGGTGCAAGAATGTCTcgggtttttagaaaccaagcTATGAACCAGTTCAAATGAACCACGAATCGGTGCATGAAATCCGGAAGACATGCACTGGTTCATACCATGTATGCATTGGTTAAAAAATGCTGATATTTGAAATATAAGCTAAGTTCAATGCATTTTTGAAAACCTATTTAGAAAATTGTGATTCTAAAATTGtcttaatcaaatcaatctattttaatcttatttttgacatcattcaaaacaaacGAGAGTGTATGTGCACGAACAATTAGGTGCATAACTATACTTttagaagtaaatttttaatctatggTCCTGCACACTAGAACATACATCAGAGTATCCAATCGTTCTATTACACATTGTTATCATAAACACCTTAGAGACATTGTTCTAGAATccattttggttcaacaataatgtttttaattatgtggtaattattaaataatttattaaaaattaaaatttataaaattttaaattaaatttttcaaattttaccgcGTTAGTACTCTTccattccaattatttatttggtttgaaaatttttttttcggtaaatAAGGGAGCAACAAAGAGACTACCAGTACcaccctatatataaaataaagtcgaagaaatatatttttaaagacTACAATCAAggcctaaaatatttaaaatttaatttcttactatttaatgttatcaaaagaatataacaataaaaaatttactaaatatttttaaacattGACCGAACTAATTGACTAATATACACTGAACatttatattttgcaaataatatagagttactatatgagtggttagcgatgtctatatatttttgtgtgtatgtgtgagAGAGAGTAATTCATCATTCTGCACATTGTCTCAGCATCTTTAGGGTTTCATTTGAGAATATCATCATGATGAAAGTAGGAAGCATTCTCTTAGCCGTTGGAATTTTATTTGCTCTCTTCAACCTCAACTACGGCTCAGGTAAACATATCACtttccattattaattttaatattagaattttttatgttcttattattcatagataactttcttaaagtgtgtaagttattctcaaagagtttgattcttatgtaaaaatttgtttgcacCATTAGCAAATTACATGCAATCATATTAACATTCTTAATGATCtaacttttatgattttgttttgatgtatacaatgttgtagatgtggtgcaaaaagatgatttcaaattttgtcgcCAAAGTATGACATTGAGTGGAAATTGTCAAAATTCTCCTACATGCTTTACAGTATTCAATGCTAAATATGGAGCAAGCGCCACAACTCACAATTGTAATTGTCAAGATGCTGGTAAAAGCCACACTTGTTCATGCTGTATTAATTGTGATTATACAGATGGTAAAACTCCTTGTTAGAATCTCAAATAGTGCACAATGCTATCAACTTAGTGTGGCGAGAGGTTGAACTTATAATCTCATGGAAGTTGAATTCAAGTTGTACACTGGTCAATAgtaccattattattaataagaattttctttttcaatgttttataaaaactttattaatattgttaaaaattaatataatttaataaataatgtcttgacgtcccaataattgtgttatgttttgagttttggtacgatcttattatctttttttattttcatttcaataaatatataaatagtttaattgtgagaaatgttggccggtgagattattaaactctcaactcttatcttttcaacccttttatcaaatgaaaaagaaaaagcaacaaaaccttaatgcctttatatattgattgaaaaggcatttgtaaaaatataagaaatatcaacaagataacaagtgcaaatctaagtttgtaggaaattgatatatttttgaaccccagactatccactcaatttaaaggtgaaattatagtcactactcactaggctaattgactaaaaaaaatgtaaattataatattaaggtgtgaagttcgaatcctgtccggaacaattgtaaaatcggcatcaatgcacttaaattaataataataaaaaaaatataaattataaatcctattgatatcttaataatattttactgtaaGTATAAACATTAGTAAGTGGTGTAACATGCACATGAACCGGTGCATTCGGAAAGTATGAACCTGTTCAgagacaaattattaataatataaaatcttgaacaacttATGCATCGATGCAAGCAGGCCATGCATAGTTCAAGATCCCCGTGAACTAATTCATGCACCGGTGCAAGAATGTCTCGGGTTTATAGAAACCAAGCTATgaactgttggaacaaaattgatttaaatgtttgcccctaaatctataaaggttttgatgataacaaagtattaattaacaattggaaggactaaaaatttattttgagtgcgcagatataagcatcatataagctctgagtgaagttcagaggatgtgaattcagaagttcacaagcgctcagaagatgttggacttcagaggttacaaccttcagaggatgaagacttcagaacttcttgtctgtctacaatcttcatcaacctctgaagatctctttgaaagctgtaaagattccctttgctagtcaactcttctaccaatgaagaaaaggacctttcaagcctgatcagttcagctacctctattttgtctgtcctaacttgagaacgtgggtcttcagttttgttagctgaataaggaaagtccactctgcagtagtcaaagtatccgaaactctttcttagttttggatacaaccaaactgcatcaagacagactgcttgaagacaaaagattatcaactccaacggttctttttgcaacgactcttttctagtggtatatatactagaagattcagctacaacatatacaattatcaagatttaaacgtgcgctgaacaaactctgaaccttgtgatatacaagctctgaacctctgtcaagtgtttttgcactttagccaaatactctgtactatttgtatttgctctctttaggttcatctaagagcatttgtatatttttat from Trifolium pratense cultivar HEN17-A07 linkage group LG1, ARS_RC_1.1, whole genome shotgun sequence includes these protein-coding regions:
- the LOC123904643 gene encoding putative defensin-like protein 234, with translation MMKVGSILLAVGILFALFNLNYGSDVVQKDDFKFCRQSMTLSGNCQNSPTCFTVFNAKYGASATTHNCNCQDAGKSHTCSCCINCDYTDGKTPC
- the LOC123904633 gene encoding putative defensin-like protein 234, whose product is MMKVGSILLAVGILFALFNLNYGSDVVQKDDFKFCRQSMTLSGNCQNSPTCFTVFNAKYGASATTHNCNCQDAGKSHTCSCCINCDYTDGKTPC